The Alnus glutinosa chromosome 7, dhAlnGlut1.1, whole genome shotgun sequence genome includes a region encoding these proteins:
- the LOC133874013 gene encoding cytochrome P450 98A2-like, producing MALPLIPVSLIILLLAYKLYQRLRFKLPPGPRPWPIVGNLYDVKPVRFRCFAEWAQAYGPVISVWFGSMLNVIVSNSELAKEVLKEHDQQLADRHRSRSAAKFSRDGKDLIWADYGPHYVKVRKVCTLELFSPKRLEALRPIREDEVRTMVESIFNDCAHPDNCGKRLLVKEYLGAVAFNNITRLTFGKRFMNSEGVMDEQGLEFKGIVANGVKIGGSLPIADHIPWVRWMFPRQEEAFVKHWERRDRLTKTIMEEHSQARNKSGSAKQHFVDALFTLQDKYDLSDDTVIGLLWDMIIAGTDTIAISVEWAMAELIKNPRVQHKAQEELDRVIGFQRVMTEADFSSLPYLQCVVKEALRLHPPTPLMLPHRANANVKIGGYDIPKGTSVHVNVWAIARDPAVWKNPLEFRPERFLEEDVDMKGHDFRLLPFGAGRRVCPGAQLAINLVTSMLGHLLHHFVWAPPEGVKMEEIDMSENPGTVTYMRTPLQAVANPRLPSRLYKSVEVDM from the exons ATGGCCCTCCCTTTAATACCCGTCTCACTTATCATCCTCCTCCTTGCATACAAGCTCTACCAACGGCTAAGATTCAAGCTCCCACCGGGGCCTCGCCCGTGGCCGATCGTCGGCAATCTCTACGACGTAAAGCCGGTGAGGTTCCGGTGCTTTGCCGAGTGGGCACAGGCCTACGGCCCCGTCATATCGGTGTGGTTCGGCTCCATGTTGAACGTGATTGTGTCGAACTCGGAGTTGGCTAAGGAAGTACTCAAGGAACATGACCAGCAACTGGCTGACAGACATAGAAGTAGGTCGGCTGCTAAGTTTAGCAGGGATGGGAAGGACCTTATATGGGCGGATTATGGACCTCACTATGTTAAGGTCAGGAAGGTTTGCACCCTTGAGCTTTTCTCCCCAAAACGGCTGGAAGCTCTTAGACCCATTAGGGAAGATGAGGTTAGAACCATGGTTGAATCCATTTTCAATGACTGCGCTCATCCCg ATAATTGCGGTAAAAGATTGTTGGTGAAGGAATACTTGGGAGCAGTGGCATTCAACAACATTACAAGACTGACATTCGGAAAGCGGTTCATGAACTCGGAGGGGGTGATGGACGAGCAAGGGTTAGAATTCAAGGGAATCGTGGCTAATGGAGTGAAGATTGGTGGATCACTTCCCATTGCAGACCACATCCCATGGGTTCGATGGATGTTTCCACGGCAGGAAGAGGCATTCGTCAAGCATTGGGAAAGGAGGGACAGACTCACTAAAACTATCATGGAAGAGCACTCCCAGGCACGAAACAAGAGTGGAAGTGCCAAGCAGCATTTTGTTGATGCCTTGTTTACTTTGCAGGACAAATACGACCTTAGCGACGACACCGTCATTGGCCTCCTTTGG GACATGATCATTGCAGGCACGGACACCATCGCAATCTCAGTAGAATGGGCTATGGCCGAGCTAATTAAAAACCCAAGGGTGCAACACAAGGCTCAAGAGGAGCTAGACCGTGTTATCGGATTCCAACGAGTCATGACAGAAGCCGATTTTAGTTCCCTGCCCTACTTACAATGTGTAGTCAAAGAGGCGCTAAGGTTGCACCCTCCAACCCCATTGATGCTCCCCCACCGAGCCAATGCTAATGTCAAGATTGGTGGCTATGACATTCCTAAGGGAACAAGTGTTCACGTCAATGTATGGGCCATAGCACGCGATCCGGCGGTGTGGAAGAACCCGCTCGAGTTCCGCCCTGAGCGGTTCCTTGAGGAGGACGTTGACATGAAGGGCCATGATTTTCGGCTACTTCCCTTTGGTGCGGGGCGGCGGGTGTGCCCTGGTGCCCAACTTGCTATCAATTTGGTTACGTCCATGCTTGGTCACCTATTGCACCATTTTGTTTGGGCACCACCTGAAGGGGTCAAGATGGAAGAAATTGACATGTCAGAAAATCCTGGAACGGTCACTTACATGCGGACCCCATTACAAGCCGTGGCCAATCCAAGGTTGCCATCACGCTTGTACAAAAGTGTGGAAGTGGACATGTaa